The DNA sequence CCTCACCTCTATAGGCCCGTCGGCCGGCTGTTTGTTTTAGGGTGGCGGTCACGACTTGCTTCGATCGGCGCccattttcataaaacaatagcATCACTCCTAATAGGATATGGCCTCCATATTTAACACTACCCTCATATATTTCAATCATCCAAATAGTCTTGCCACATTGTGAATCCAAAAGCTTGTACATAAACTATCAAGCCTTATTATTCATTAAACACAGAGAGGGCCTCTGTTAGCACCACATCTTAATACGGTGTTATTTCTTTCTTGATGAAGTAGAGGCCGGTAGGACCGCCGCTGGGGAGTAGGGCCAACCAGGCAACGTTTTCAGCACCTTCGTCAATGGTTAAGAAGCCGGCATTGAAGGTCATATCTGTCTTGACAAATCCGGGGCAGACACAGTTGATGTAGATGTTTGGATACTTGTTGGCCAGAATTCTAGTGTACGCGTTCAAGGCTGCTTTCGAGACTACATAGGCTGGATAGGTAGGAGGCCAGCTTTTGGTTCCTAGCAAACCTTGTTTATAGTCTTCCAAAAACTCGCTCAAAACAGCATCTATTCTCTCTTCTGTAAGGCTGTTAGCATCACTGAGTACCTCTTTAGCCCATCCGTTTGGAAAATTCTGAAGCAACAGGAAAGATGGCAgagtttaaatttgatttaaaaaaacgGAAAAATTGCATCAGCATATAACTAAATACATTAAAACATTTTTCGGAAAACAATTCTTCAACTAAAACATTCCCAGAGTTCTCGTTTAGTCTGGGATTCAGTTAATGTTCTAATGCATTCGCAGAGCTCCATTATACTTAATTAAGCAAAGAAAACAACGACTAATTGTTTGTACATTTCAAGAAGCCCCATTTATGAAATAACTAGAGATAAACAGATTAAGGATAAAGAATTCTCCGTATCTTTTGTAAGGCAGATAAGTTaactaaattattttgtttaaattacACTAACAACTAAGCGGAAATTTAATTCTGTTAAGAGAATGCAAAAAACAGAAGCATAGTTCTGAAGTTGCTCATACCATTAGCTTAGCACCGGCAGAAGAAACATTAATGATTCTAGGCGAATCAGATAGCTGGAGGAAGGGCAAAAGCGCCGCAGTCACGCTTTTGGGACCATAATAGTTTGTTTTAAGGCATTCTTCTGCTAACTCATAGCTTGGTGTTATCAATATTTCACTCCAATTGATTTCATCAGGCTTCTGCATCCAAAATCATTGCTCTCGTCAATTAGAATGGCATAAAAGTCTAAAATCACCTTTCTATGATgtgatatatatacacatatataaccTCACCTTACCAATTACAGCTGATCTAAAGCTTTCAGGGTTAACTATGCTTCCATTAATTCCTGCATTGTTTACCTACACAGTCGAAAAGTTCCaacattttcatcttttttatgcgtatttcaacataaaaaaggattataagtttataacatgTGTCATCAGTATCAAATCAGACATATTGCAATATTATCTCTACTGATCTGAGGAATACAAcccaactcaaaacaaaaagattTACCAAGATATCGAGTTTCCCGAATTgggttttgacaaaatctgcaaGGGAAACGATGCTAGCAGAATCTGTTACGTCAAGCTGATGAAAAACCACCTGGTCGGAGACGCCAAgctctttcaaattttcaacagcTTCAAGACCCCTCTTTTCATCTCTAGCAGTTAACACCACCATGATCCCATTTGAAGCCAACTGCTTAACTGTGCCAAATCCAACCCCTTTGTTTGCCCCTGTCACAATTGCATACCTGACCAAAATACAAAAGAAGCCaacaaaaagaagggaaaataaGAAATGGGTTTCTTTTATGTGATCAAAAGATGCATAAGAACTACAACACTACTACCTCTTTGTTGCTTCTGCCATTGTTGCTCTGAGCTTATTTTGCCGGGTGGATACAATGAGGGGACTAAAATGCCAGGGGTTCCGGTTTCAAATCATCTGTTTCTAAAAGCTAAACTCATGGGACCCACGTGGGTGCGAAATGAAGACAAATATACGTGGTTTCAGAATGGCGGCTGTATGTGGGATTATGTGGCGAAGAATGTGAGGAAGTATGTGCTGGATTAGTGGTCAAGTGGCCAAAAACGACTTTGGCTagtcaaagaaaaataaagataaaaaagtcaaagaaaaataaacaacgATAAAAAGGACATGGTGatgtttgttgaaaagaaaaaagatacaTCATTGTGTCTCTTCCTCGTTTTTGGACGAAAAATAAGGACTCTTGTCTAGAGGTTTTTTGCTTTGCCATTAACACCCGAAgagttttgtttttcacttcCACTTATTAGTCTTTGGAGCTTTTGATAGTTGTTGAGTAGCAGCAGAGAGCGGAGAGCAGAGAGCGGAGAGCAGAGAGAGCAGAGAGCGGAGAGCGGAGAGCAGAGAGCAGAGAGAGCAGAGAGCAGAGAGAGCAGAGAGAGCAGTCcaagaaaagggaaaattttCAGAGCTGAAAATTTTCAGCTCTTCAGTATAAATACTCGCGTGTTGCTGCGGGTTTTTAAAGCgtataaaatatgtaaaaagtTCTATACACATGTACAACTAAATTAGGGATTCAATTATGGATTCGTATTCCTGTTTACAGTTATATTTGCACACATACACTAATCAGCACTTTTAAATTCTCCGATCGTCACTTCTAaacttcttttatattttactATATACATGCTTCTCGGTTACAATGTGAAAAAACAAAAGCTGCTAATGTAAATTGTTAAAATAATTAAGTAATATCGTAGCTCTCAAATCCATTTAATAggatacattaaaaaaaaaattgcacgcTACCTATTATCGTTGATCAGCAACTTTTTACCTACATTATTTTGGTGGCAGCAAAGGTAGATCAACAACCTTCTACAAACTTTATTCCTTGCATAACATTGACAATAGTAATATCACATGACAGTTTTATGATCACAAAAATTTCTGCAAGGCCAGCCCAAACTGTCACAACCTTTGAAAATAACACTAGACAAAATCCTGTTCAGATTCAAGATAAAACTTCAATGACACTCATATGATAAATTTGCCATTCATCTAGCAGCAttcttgaaaaaaatataaaaaatcaaaaaataaaaaatgaaaagcatTGAGTTGCTTTCCTTCCAAATTAAGTTTACCTGCCACGGGAGAGGTTGAACCAACTCTCATCTAGATCCCGAGCACATGCCAAAGCTCTCATTCAAAGCTGAAGGTATACCACTGATTGACTCGAGACCCACCTCGGGTAACATTTTTGACCACTGAGAATGTTGAGTTCTCTGATCTGCCTTTAGATGAGAAAGGAAGATTTCGGGGGATGAGCATATCAAGAATGTGAGAGACTGGATGGAGGGGTTTGATTTCACAGTGGAAAAAAGCAAAACTCCACATAAACTTTCTCAAAGACACAATGTCCGGCTTCAATACGACTCAGAAGACATAATTCATTgaaaattattctagaagtgAGCAAAATTTACCTTAACACCGCTGTAAGCAAATTAGCATTGGGGagaatttttgttgaaaaacTGAATGGAAAAtcaagagtttcaaattcaaacAGGAGCAATATTTAAAACCCGAAATTGAATCATCACAAAGGGAATTCAGTGCAACCATCATCAAACCTGTTGCTCTTTCTAATCAACTACAGCTCCATTCTCATTTTTCGTTGAGTTCCGAACACTCTGTGTGCCATTGATTCGGATTGCCTCATTTCCCTTGGTATTTCTGCTAAACTTACTGGGAACGTCTTCTCTCTGCATTTCCCTAACCAAACACAATCACAAATTAGtcaattataataaaaaacgtaaaaatggCGCCACATAGTGGATTTATAGAGGGtttataaaataacaaaggCATGTGATTTAATAGTTTATGACAAAATAAATCATACATCGTTTTGAATAGTTCCTATTCAAAAAATAGAGACTTACTGATGAGTGAATGGCCAATTTTCTGAAGAAATCATATGCTTTTTATGAGTGTATCACAACTTTCAAAAAGTACGTGAAAATtagtaaaattgtaaattaaaacaaaaaagaaaacctcaaaagaaaaaaaaaacctaattagCGTTGAAGTTACTGAAAGCACCAGaaattacaaaaaaagaaagaaacaaaaaagagagaatccacactaaacaaaaatgaaaagagaaCTTGGCCTCAAGTATGGATTGTATAATGATTTCCAGTATCCAGGTTGTGAGTTTTCATGCGATTTTGAATATAACTCGCACTTACCAAGACCAATAGATGATGCTACACCGAGAGCCAGCCATCAGAGTCCAAATTGCAGATAATGAATAAGCTACTGGATATGCtgcattttgattaattatAAGATCAATAAAGGAAACTCCAAATGTACATCAACATTATGCAAGAAACATGCCCGATAATGCATACATGATGCAACATTCATGGGAAATCTTTATCCCAACAACTCATACAAAGAATATTAAGCAAACCATATTAATCAAATAACGGTTACTCTAACTAAAATTCTAAATGCAACTGAACAAAAATGTCTCCCTACGAGTAAATACCTCTTGTTGAGGTCCACCAACTGTCGCAATGATCACTCCTATACCTCCTGCTAACATAATTAGAAGCAGAAACCAACCACCTCTCGCCATAAAACACCCAACATATTGGCCAATAGCCAAATTGAAATACTTTAATGTCTTTAACGGCTGTGTTGTAAGTGTTAAATTTTCTAGTTCCTGGTGATGCTTCAAACGGAGTCCTGCGGAATTCAAAGATTACAGACAACCTTCAGATTTTCAATCtgaatattgaaaaaataaaactacTTTCCTCAATTGgaatttaattaaacatttaaagagttaaaataatcaaactttttgtttttatttacctACCCATAAAAGTTTGATTtccattttatttaaaaacgtACAAAAATTGAAACCTTCTGTTTCCATTTGATTTCCCCTTTCATAATTAGCTCAGCTGAATCCCCCACCTCATTACTCCCACGTACTAACGTAAACAATGAGTCACTACAAATTTCAggttttatatgaatttttttaaaaggaaagtGTATAATTGGAAGAGTAGAAG is a window from the Pyrus communis chromosome 16, drPyrComm1.1, whole genome shotgun sequence genome containing:
- the LOC137720827 gene encoding (+)-neomenthol dehydrogenase-like isoform X3; its protein translation is MAEATKRYAIVTGANKGVGFGTVKQLASNGIMVVLTARDEKRGLEAVENLKELGVSDQVVFHQLDVTDSASIVSLADFVKTQFGKLDILVNNAGINGSIVNPESFRSAVIGKPDEINWSEILITPSYELAEECLKTNYYGPKSVTAALLPFLQLSDSPRIINVSSAGAKLMNFPNGWAKEVLSDANSLTEERIDAVLSEFLEDYKQGLLGTKSWPPTYPAYVVSKAALNAYTRILANKYPNIYINCVCPGFVKTDMTFNAGFLTIDEGAENVAWLALLPSGGPTGLYFIKKEITPY
- the LOC137720827 gene encoding (+)-neomenthol dehydrogenase-like isoform X2 — translated: MAEATKRYAIVTGANKGVGFGTVKQLASNGIMVVLTARDEKRGLEAVENLKELGVSDQVVFHQLDVTDSASIVSLADFVKTQFGKLDILVNNAGINGSIVNPESFRSAVIGKKPDEINWSEILITPSYELAEECLKTNYYGPKSVTAALLPFLQLSDSPRIINVSSAGAKLMNFPNGWAKEVLSDANSLTEERIDAVLSEFLEDYKQGLLGTKSWPPTYPAYVVSKAALNAYTRILANKYPNIYINCVCPGFVKTDMTFNAGFLTIDEGAENVAWLALLPSGGPTGLYFIKKEITPY